The Vigna angularis cultivar LongXiaoDou No.4 chromosome 6, ASM1680809v1, whole genome shotgun sequence genome contains the following window.
CATTGTTTGTTTCACATTCTAAAGTGTTAAGTTGATGATGTTTGTGAAATGAAAATGGATAATGTCTCCATGTGTCTTAATGTTTTATTGTCTGATGTTGgagttattaaataaattttatcatgaacTTTTGTTTTTCAGTATACACCGGCTATAGACATATGGAGCATTGGCTGCATATTTTCAGAACTTTTGACCGGAAAACCTCTTTTCCCTGGGAAAAATGTTGTTCATCAACTAGATCTTATGACTGATCTTCTTGGAACTCCGTCTCCTGAAGCCATTGCTAGGGTCTGTTGTTTAATTTTCCTTTAGCATTTTTGTTATCTGTTTGCTCTATTTAGTCACTTAATGCAACCTTGGTATTGTATTAATAGGTACGAAATGAGAAAGCTCGTAGATATTTGAGCAGCATGCGTAAGAAGAAGCCAGTTCCTTTCTCACAAAAGTTTCCAAATGCAGACCCCCTAGCTCTTCGTTTGTTAGAGAGAATGTTGGCATTTGAGCCTAAGGATAGGCCTACTGCTGAAGAGGTTAGATTTTGGTGTCCATCTATCTATGGATCACTTGCTATGTTATATCTGGTtaataggttttttttttttgtgtataatGTTAGGCTCTAGCGGATCCATATTTTAAAGGCTTGGCCAAGGTTGAGAGAGAACCATCTGCTCAGCCTGTTACCAAGATGGAATTTGAGTTTGAGAGACGTCGGATAACAAAGGAAGATGTCCGTGAGCTTATATACAAAGAGATTCTGGAGTACCACCCAAAGATGTTGAAGGAATTTCTAGAGGGAGCAGAACCAACAGGTTTCATGTATCCAAGGTATTGTCTAAATCTCTAcccaaattttgttttacacCTCATTAGCACTTCATGAACATAACATATTTGGATGTTGCTTTCACCTGATAATGTTGCTTAACAGTTCATAAAATTCTACCCTTGTGGGTTTTTACAATTTTCAGTTTCACTGATTGAGGAGTCTATATTTTTTGCAGTACCTTGTACAGTTTAACGTAACTCCTATAGTGTTTACGAAGACTTGAGTTATGgctaaaataatcaatttattgaAGAAAGCACAAAAGAAAATGCTATGGCAACCCATATATTATGGAAACAATCTCCATTATCTTTTTCTCATAATGTTTAAGCCACGTCATTTTTGAGTTTCATGTTAATTTCATAGATATGAAAGTAACTACGATGTATGGATACTTGCTGTTCAGTATCtgctaattttcttttttgaaataaattactTGGGATGTTCTGATGAGATTTGATTTTGACTACGAATTGGTTATTTTTGGGATTGTAAATTTGTGATTTTCTTGCATATTTTATTGAGATTGATGTATTTTGGAATTGGCTGGTTTTGTTACTCTTATTTCTCTAAGGTTAGCTTTTGGTTTCTCCCCCTGATTTCTTTACCTAAATTCTATTTCGGGTAGTGCTGTGGATCACTTCAAGAAGCAATTTGCATATCTTGAGGAGCATTACGGCAAGGGAGGAACTGTTGCTCCACCTGAGAGGCAACATGCATCTTTGCCCAGGTATTCTAATTTTCTGTAACTGTTTTGGAAATTGTTGCTTTCTTCTTTGGtcacattattttattatttatattgcCAAACTCCAAATAGAATACACCCTCTGTATCTGGTTTGGAATTGCCAACTCTACTGATTTGTTGCTGTCATGCAGGCCTTGTGTGTTGTATTCAGACAACAAAATACATAATACGTCGGACGTTGCAGATGATTTGTCCAAATGTTCCATCAAAGAAGTTGAGAAACAACCAGTAGATAGGAGTAATATTATCCCTATGTCCCGGCTTCCTTTACCAGCACCTCAAAATATTCAAGGTGTAATGATTGACTTTTACATGCATTTTATCCCTTTTCTGTTTCCCTTCCTATTTATTGGACACACAGACATGACTGGTATTATCTAACAAGAGTGTTGTGCCTTCATGATGCTTGTTTCATTTTAAGTCATCTTTCTTTTAACCAATAAGAGATTATATTTGCATCTTTACACACATGTACTTCTTTCGTCTACCACATAGTGGGAATTATTGTGTGAGCTGAAAGCTGaggaatttttaaatttttttgttgattttttttttttttttgtgtgtataGTTTTAAGGGATTATAGTGTAATTTTCATCCTATGATGTTATTCTCATCCGATGTACCCATTTGTGGCTCACTGTATGTAGGTGTGGCAGCAAGGCCCGGAAAGGTTGTTGGTTCAGTGATGAGATACAATAACTGTGGGGTAGCAGTGACGGCAGAGACTGAGCAGAGGAGGATGGTCAGGAATCCATCTGTTTCAGCTCAGTTCGCAGCGTCGAATTGCTCATATCCTAGGAGAAACCCAGGCTATAAAAGTGAGAGGGGGGCAGAGGATGATGGGATCGAAGGTTCAAATGGACTGCAGCCAAAGCCTCAATACATGGCAAGAAAAGTGGCTGCTGCTCCAGGTGGACCTGGTGGTCAATGGTATTGATATTGAATTATATTGAATGTGTGGCCAACTAGTGCCTTGTATTGTGCCATGAAGCTCTGATAGATAGCTGAGGTTCATGTGGTACACCTAATGTTGATCGTCAGAACTGAAATTTCACATAGCATCAGACAAAGGGGAGAGCTAAAGGGGCTCAATTCCCAGTGTTGAAGTACCTAGAGGATGATTTCTAATTCAATCAAATGCATCGTCAATTTAAAGGGTTCGCATGGTCCAATTGATGATTTTATTGTACTCTAATGTGTTAATAACAGAGTACATGGAAGATCTGAAAAGCCATGAACTTGAAGACAGACCGGTTGCTTCATTGCAGAACTGTAGTTGTTATTATACCCCAGTTTTACTTGGGTACCATTACCAAGAtaatgtattttagtttttaaacaaAGACATATAGCCAAAGTCACACTCTCTTGTCTCTTTCTCTATAGCAGGTCTTTGCTGTTAGGAACTTGATTTGATGTTTAACAAAAGAAACTAGTGTTGGGCCCCTATGAAATTTTAACTCCTTAATTTACACCTATGCTTGCTGAATTCCACGTGTGCAATCTGATATTTCCCTGCAAATCTTTTCCTCGGCCAGTGGAATCATATCATATTATGGACAAAAAAGTGCGCACACTTGTATGCCGATATACAGAAAACAACTAAGTTATCCAAGAGATAAGGAAACGGTTTCTTTGCAGGCCAGGCCCTGTTTGAAGGATGGAGGGTTTCCTCTGCCATTCAGATTTAACAAGTCACACTTGTTGCTTACTAACTCATCAGTCCCATCCATTACATCTTTCTCGACCAAACTATTCGCCAAGAGGTCCCAACCCAAGACtaagaaacaataaaacaaGTTTTCATTTTACTCGTTTCCCAGGAGCAAGCTAAGATATTTTTGACGAATAGAAAAAAACATTCACAGTTTGACGAGTTCAAAGGCATTTTTTCTATACCTCATcaaatcaacaacaaaaattggTGAGTAAACCGAAATACCTGTTTTGTGTATAAATATGAGAAGAGTGAGTATAAAGAGCATTACGCTGTAGAAAGAAAGTAGTATGTATAGTTGTGAGTAAATTAACGACCTCGTCAATCTGATATGTGATGTGGATGAGCAGTGGTATTTACAGCGAGTGCTCGATGCTCCGCAGGCTCGTGTGCACAACTGTTCCTCGTCTTCCAATAATCTCACCAAAACCAAAACCTTACATTCTCAACTCCCTCACCCAAAAACCCCTTTCCAACGCCATCAAATCCTTCTCTTCTTCCAAAATGGGGGACGCTCGCAGACCCTTATCCGTTCCCATCCCCACCTTGGAAAAAGCCGAACGCGCCGATCTCCTCCGCGCTCTAGAAGCTTCCCTAGGCTCCCCCTTCAGCTCCGACCctctctctcccaaccccaaccCTCTCAT
Protein-coding sequences here:
- the LOC108342778 gene encoding mitogen-activated protein kinase 15, producing the protein MHPDQRKKSSVDVDFFTEYGEGSRYRIEEVIGKGSYGVVCSAYDTHTGEKVAIKKINDIFEHVSDATRILREIKLLRLLRHPDIVEIKHILLPPSRREFKDIYVVFELMESDLHQVIKANDDLTPEHYQFFLYQLLRGLKYIHTANVFHRDLKPKNILANADCKLKICDFGLARVAFNDTPTAIFWTDYVATRWYRAPELCGSFFSKYTPAIDIWSIGCIFSELLTGKPLFPGKNVVHQLDLMTDLLGTPSPEAIARVRNEKARRYLSSMRKKKPVPFSQKFPNADPLALRLLERMLAFEPKDRPTAEEALADPYFKGLAKVEREPSAQPVTKMEFEFERRRITKEDVRELIYKEILEYHPKMLKEFLEGAEPTGFMYPSAVDHFKKQFAYLEEHYGKGGTVAPPERQHASLPRPCVLYSDNKIHNTSDVADDLSKCSIKEVEKQPVDRSNIIPMSRLPLPAPQNIQGVAARPGKVVGSVMRYNNCGVAVTAETEQRRMVRNPSVSAQFAASNCSYPRRNPGYKSERGAEDDGIEGSNGLQPKPQYMARKVAAAPGGPGGQWY